One genomic region from Rhizomicrobium palustre encodes:
- a CDS encoding prolipoprotein diacylglyceryl transferase yields MHPILFRFGKLVIHSYPAMLALGIVTGLCAQQWGSAERGLDGRTVMIASLLLLIPALLGARLLFILLHWRAFKANPKRIWRGTEGGAALYGGLILMVPMSLPLLMILRLPFGSYWDTASLIILVALALTRLGCLLNGCCGGRVSRSFIALTLTNYKGVRERRIPVQLFEAGAGLVLLGIVLLVWNEVPFGGAIFLFILAAYGAVRFVLEGFREEQDRIGNISLHRVISAVCFIGASVIFVIATGR; encoded by the coding sequence ATGCATCCAATCCTCTTTCGCTTTGGAAAGTTGGTCATTCACAGTTATCCGGCAATGCTTGCGCTTGGGATCGTGACGGGCCTATGCGCGCAGCAATGGGGCTCAGCCGAGAGAGGATTGGATGGGCGGACCGTCATGATCGCCAGCCTGCTCCTGCTCATTCCTGCGCTCTTGGGGGCGCGCCTTCTCTTTATCTTGCTGCACTGGCGGGCATTTAAGGCAAACCCGAAGCGCATCTGGCGTGGCACGGAAGGTGGGGCAGCGCTCTATGGCGGGCTGATCTTGATGGTGCCGATGTCGCTACCGCTGCTTATGATTTTGCGGCTTCCCTTCGGCAGCTATTGGGATACAGCAAGTCTTATCATACTGGTGGCGCTCGCTTTGACGCGTCTTGGCTGTTTATTGAATGGCTGCTGTGGCGGGCGGGTTTCCCGCAGCTTTATCGCCCTCACCCTGACTAACTACAAAGGGGTGCGTGAGCGGCGGATCCCGGTCCAGCTGTTCGAGGCCGGGGCAGGTCTTGTGCTGCTCGGCATAGTCCTCCTGGTTTGGAATGAGGTCCCCTTTGGTGGTGCGATATTTCTATTTATTCTCGCCGCTTACGGGGCTGTGCGTTTCGTTCTCGAAGGATTTCGCGAAGAGCAGGACCGGATCGGAAATATATCCCTCCATCGCGTAATCTCGGCTGTCTGTTTCATTGGAGCTAGCGTCATCTTTGTAATCGCGACCGGGCGTTGA
- a CDS encoding signal peptidase II codes for MLPFAATLVFAVALDWSTKALVMAGYMPKLGRRCFRHPLGKFPPGLTAALIILDVSLAFAASFISSPALQVALGLAAAGAVGNGVDQIRHGGVLDFIDLKVWPVFNIADAAIVTGTVLASITLI; via the coding sequence ATGCTGCCTTTCGCTGCCACGCTGGTTTTCGCTGTCGCGCTCGATTGGAGTACCAAAGCGCTGGTCATGGCTGGATATATGCCCAAGCTGGGGAGGCGCTGTTTTCGTCATCCTTTGGGGAAGTTTCCACCTGGGCTCACAGCGGCGCTCATTATCCTCGACGTGAGCTTAGCTTTTGCGGCATCCTTCATTTCTTCACCTGCGCTGCAGGTGGCGCTTGGTCTTGCTGCCGCTGGGGCGGTGGGCAATGGCGTCGATCAAATCCGCCATGGCGGCGTCCTCGATTTTATTGATCTGAAAGTCTGGCCGGTTTTCAACATCGCAGATGCCGCCATCGTGACGGGTACGGTACTCGCGTCCATAACGTTGATATAG
- a CDS encoding SemiSWEET family sugar transporter, with translation MHIELLVGSAAALMSTVSFVPQAIKVIRLKQTQDISLWMYVLTVCGFALWTSYGLMTTQWALIASNTICLFLSGFILAAKLLPAVARPFAKQPPPTSSIGKSADE, from the coding sequence ATGCATATAGAGCTTCTTGTCGGATCCGCCGCGGCGCTGATGTCAACCGTGAGCTTTGTACCACAAGCTATCAAGGTTATCCGCCTGAAGCAGACTCAAGACATATCGCTATGGATGTATGTGCTGACGGTGTGCGGCTTTGCCTTGTGGACAAGCTATGGGCTGATGACCACGCAATGGGCGCTGATCGCATCCAATACGATCTGCCTGTTTCTCTCCGGCTTCATCCTCGCAGCGAAGCTGTTGCCAGCCGTGGCACGTCCGTTTGCAAAGCAGCCACCACCGACAAGTTCGATAGGTAAAAGCGCGGATGAATAG
- a CDS encoding FAD:protein FMN transferase: MALEDNAAEELSGIVRSGRDILCIFKAMATPCEVRLETSDEALASGVFEAVEAETRRIEQKYSRYRADSVISRINAAAGEATPVDPETAMLLDFSAQCYALSDRLFDITSGILRRVWKFDGSDRLPSKADVSAVLAYVGWKKVVWEKQAITLRPGMEIDFGGVAKEYAVDRALAMATQITPAPMLINFGGDLRVSGPRQDGARWKVAIESVDKSGGMEGLVEIAQGALTTSGDARRFLLKDGVRYGHILNPKTGWPVEDAPRSVTVAAATCLEAGMTSTIAILQGKKAERFLKREGVRAWCIR; the protein is encoded by the coding sequence ATGGCCTTAGAGGATAACGCGGCTGAAGAATTGTCCGGCATTGTCCGGAGCGGGCGCGATATCCTCTGTATCTTCAAAGCCATGGCGACGCCTTGTGAGGTGCGGCTGGAAACCAGCGATGAGGCGCTCGCCAGCGGCGTATTCGAGGCTGTGGAAGCCGAAACGCGGCGGATAGAGCAGAAATACAGCCGCTATCGCGCGGACAGTGTCATCAGCCGAATCAACGCGGCGGCAGGTGAGGCTACTCCGGTCGATCCAGAGACTGCGATGCTGCTCGATTTCTCGGCCCAATGTTATGCGCTGTCGGATCGCCTGTTTGACATCACCTCGGGTATCTTGCGTCGGGTGTGGAAATTCGATGGTTCAGACCGGTTACCAAGCAAGGCAGATGTCTCCGCGGTTCTAGCTTATGTTGGCTGGAAAAAAGTAGTTTGGGAAAAGCAAGCCATCACCTTGCGGCCCGGCATGGAGATCGATTTTGGCGGTGTGGCCAAGGAATATGCCGTTGATCGCGCTTTAGCTATGGCAACGCAAATCACGCCAGCGCCGATGCTGATCAATTTTGGTGGCGATCTGCGCGTTTCGGGGCCACGCCAGGACGGCGCGCGCTGGAAGGTCGCCATCGAATCTGTCGATAAATCTGGTGGTATGGAAGGGCTGGTGGAAATCGCCCAAGGCGCACTGACCACCAGCGGAGACGCCCGGCGCTTTCTCTTGAAAGATGGGGTGCGCTACGGACACATCCTGAATCCCAAAACCGGCTGGCCTGTCGAAGACGCGCCGCGCTCCGTCACGGTCGCTGCCGCCACCTGTCTGGAAGCTGGCATGACCTCGACCATCGCCATTTTGCAAGGCAAGAAGGCCGAACGCTTTCTCAAGCGCGAAGGTGTCAGAGCCTGGTGCATCAGGTAA
- a CDS encoding DUF3570 domain-containing protein produces MQLKKRQGKIRAKLSTLSASLIAATVAAHVEQADAQAYGSEYYNTVTRNDDFGPGIAYSQIDAALLVYFEQNGRITAIEPTAALTVHGAKDQLLTLELTADAVSGATPNGAVRANVAQTFSTPARTPDSSYSVSGASGGSTIVHVAGNTYIRQYTVAAGQLPMDKGFEDHRGAFNLGYSQPWGWLTQFGAGIGYSMESDYSSATGDVHAAKTFNSNNTTLSLSLNTEYDTSSPYGGVPGAFALADGAWRSEKSRSKTQLGFVLGLTQVMTRNWLMQLNYAYDRQNGYQSDPYRILSEVDSASGEPLRYVYESRPAKRSSQSVFWDNKISLGPTLTEISARYFTDSWGIKSVTGEVSERVDLTSRFFVEPSLRYYHQTAADFFHYYLVSGQALPAYASSDTRLGKFTSITYGAKLGYALSGRTELYVRGGYYVQTGNGHPADAIGQLQGQDLFGGTKAMFAFIGYTWNFH; encoded by the coding sequence ATGCAATTGAAGAAGAGGCAAGGCAAGATTCGCGCGAAGCTCTCGACGCTCTCAGCCAGTCTGATCGCCGCGACCGTGGCGGCGCATGTCGAGCAGGCGGATGCGCAGGCTTACGGCTCGGAATATTACAACACAGTCACCCGTAACGACGATTTCGGCCCGGGCATCGCTTACAGCCAGATTGATGCCGCACTGCTGGTGTATTTCGAACAAAACGGGCGCATCACTGCGATTGAGCCGACCGCAGCTTTGACCGTTCATGGCGCCAAGGATCAGCTTCTGACTTTGGAACTCACAGCCGATGCGGTATCCGGCGCCACGCCGAACGGCGCGGTACGGGCCAATGTCGCACAAACATTCTCGACACCGGCAAGAACCCCTGACTCTTCCTATTCTGTCAGCGGTGCTTCCGGCGGTTCGACCATCGTGCATGTCGCTGGAAACACTTATATCCGGCAATACACCGTGGCGGCCGGGCAGTTGCCGATGGACAAAGGCTTCGAGGATCACCGCGGCGCCTTCAATCTCGGCTATTCTCAGCCTTGGGGATGGCTCACGCAATTCGGCGCGGGTATCGGCTATTCGATGGAGTCCGATTACAGTTCCGCGACCGGCGATGTGCATGCCGCCAAGACCTTCAACAGCAACAACACGACCCTCAGTCTCTCGCTGAATACCGAATATGACACCTCATCGCCTTATGGCGGCGTGCCTGGTGCCTTCGCCTTGGCAGACGGTGCCTGGCGTTCAGAAAAGTCACGCAGCAAGACGCAGCTCGGTTTCGTGTTGGGCTTGACCCAGGTCATGACCAGAAACTGGCTAATGCAGCTCAACTATGCTTACGACCGCCAGAACGGTTATCAAAGCGATCCTTATCGCATCCTCTCCGAGGTCGATTCCGCCAGCGGCGAGCCGCTGCGATATGTCTATGAGAGCCGGCCCGCCAAGCGCAGCAGCCAGAGCGTGTTCTGGGACAATAAGATCAGTCTAGGCCCGACGCTCACCGAGATTTCGGCGCGCTATTTCACCGATAGCTGGGGCATTAAGTCGGTCACCGGCGAGGTTTCCGAGCGCGTCGATCTCACCTCGCGCTTCTTTGTCGAGCCTAGTTTGCGCTATTATCATCAAACAGCGGCGGATTTCTTCCATTACTATCTGGTGAGCGGCCAGGCGCTGCCTGCCTACGCCTCATCCGATACGCGTCTGGGCAAATTCACCTCGATCACCTATGGTGCCAAGCTCGGCTATGCCTTGTCGGGCCGCACTGAGCTCTATGTCCGTGGCGGCTATTATGTGCAGACCGGCAACGGTCATCCCGCCGACGCCATCGGGCAGTTGCAGGGTCAGGATCTCTTTGGCGGTACTAAAGCCATGTTCGCCTTTATCGGCTATACTTGGAACTTCCACTGA
- a CDS encoding DUF4266 domain-containing protein, with amino-acid sequence MSNFAKRTGLRIAACLVAATSLTSCTTFGPEPWEKDLMAKKPMQIDAYAFEKAAADHIFFSKEASSGGRGFAGGGCGCN; translated from the coding sequence ATGAGCAATTTCGCTAAACGCACTGGCCTGCGGATTGCCGCCTGCCTCGTGGCGGCGACCTCACTGACGAGCTGCACCACCTTCGGTCCGGAGCCCTGGGAAAAGGACTTGATGGCAAAAAAACCGATGCAGATCGATGCCTATGCTTTCGAGAAGGCCGCGGCCGATCACATTTTCTTCAGCAAAGAGGCTTCCAGCGGTGGCCGCGGATTTGCCGGCGGGGGCTGCGGATGCAATTGA
- a CDS encoding TlpA disulfide reductase family protein → MQRLLLCLMAAMTLVMMPANAADLDLSAYKGKVVYLDFWASWCTPCRLSFPWLNELQRSNETRGLVVIAVNVDHDKALADEFLKRFAPQFKVVYDPSGDIARKYGVREMPTSFVIDRSGHVRFTHAGFFPNQTSAYSAHIEELLHEQFR, encoded by the coding sequence ATGCAGCGGCTGCTGCTGTGCCTGATGGCAGCAATGACGCTGGTTATGATGCCGGCTAACGCGGCCGATCTCGATCTCAGCGCTTATAAGGGCAAGGTTGTCTATCTCGATTTCTGGGCCTCGTGGTGCACTCCGTGCCGCCTATCTTTTCCATGGTTGAACGAACTTCAGCGCTCCAATGAAACGCGCGGACTGGTGGTGATCGCCGTTAATGTCGATCACGACAAGGCGCTGGCCGACGAATTCCTCAAGCGCTTCGCCCCGCAATTCAAGGTCGTTTATGACCCAAGCGGCGACATCGCCAGGAAGTATGGGGTCAGGGAAATGCCCACCTCTTTCGTGATCGACCGCAGCGGGCATGTGCGCTTCACCCATGCCGGCTTTTTCCCAAATCAGACCAGCGCCTATTCGGCCCATATCGAGGAGTTGCTGCATGAGCAATTTCGCTAA
- a CDS encoding sensor histidine kinase: MRLAQTLRSASFKLSAAYVGLFTVSVGVLAGLTYLLAVSRLEADFRTHIEAETHMLSGEYASGGAPSLLHAISERLRNRLAGGLDYTVIDAQGRRLAGALPPGSCDAGWKTIYGPPDGDEPAGQLENLAVLVTPLPQGYCLMIGDDFGKVSGFGSLILRTFGWVILVSLTLAVAGGIFLSSRFLKRIDAINRTAEAIIEGDIRQRIPRRAAPDDLDRLAATLNRMLDRTTELMESLRHVTSDIAHDLRTPLGRLRNQLEDAKATAATPDEFRVTTERAIAEVDGLLTTFSAILRIAQIESGSRRAGFKPLSLSALVNDIGDSFEDAIAEAGKSLRIAVAPDVVVQGDAELLSQALINLLENAVLHTPRETAITISLELCEGQACLSVSDNGPGVPEADRERIFKRFFRLERSRSSAGNGLGLSIVSAVTQLHGAQITVCDNKPGLNVTLRLPIYSD, translated from the coding sequence ATGCGCCTCGCACAGACGCTTAGGTCGGCTAGCTTCAAGCTCTCGGCCGCCTATGTCGGTCTCTTCACCGTTTCGGTGGGCGTTCTGGCAGGGCTCACCTATTTGCTCGCCGTCTCGCGCCTGGAAGCGGATTTCCGCACCCATATCGAAGCAGAGACCCATATGCTGTCGGGAGAGTATGCTTCTGGCGGGGCGCCGAGTCTTCTCCATGCCATCAGCGAGAGGCTACGCAACCGGCTTGCGGGCGGCTTGGATTATACGGTGATCGACGCACAAGGTCGGCGTTTGGCCGGTGCTTTGCCGCCCGGCTCATGCGATGCCGGCTGGAAAACCATCTATGGCCCGCCGGACGGCGACGAGCCTGCAGGGCAGCTGGAAAATCTCGCTGTGCTGGTGACGCCGCTGCCGCAGGGCTATTGCCTGATGATCGGCGACGATTTCGGCAAGGTGAGTGGTTTTGGTTCGCTTATTCTGCGCACCTTCGGCTGGGTGATCCTGGTTTCCCTAACACTGGCCGTAGCGGGTGGAATTTTCCTGTCCTCGCGTTTTCTCAAGCGCATCGATGCTATCAACCGCACTGCGGAAGCGATCATCGAAGGCGATATCCGCCAGCGCATTCCGCGCCGGGCCGCTCCTGATGACCTCGACCGCTTGGCTGCCACGCTCAACCGCATGCTCGACCGCACTACCGAGCTGATGGAGAGCTTGCGTCATGTCACCAGCGACATCGCGCATGATCTGCGCACGCCCTTGGGCCGCCTGCGCAACCAGCTCGAAGACGCGAAAGCCACTGCGGCCACTCCGGACGAATTCCGCGTAACCACCGAACGGGCGATTGCGGAAGTTGATGGGCTGCTTACCACCTTCAGCGCGATCCTGCGCATCGCGCAAATCGAAAGCGGCAGCCGCCGCGCGGGGTTCAAACCGCTTTCGCTCAGCGCCTTGGTGAACGATATCGGTGACAGTTTCGAGGACGCCATTGCCGAAGCAGGAAAGTCGCTTCGGATCGCCGTAGCACCGGATGTTGTTGTGCAGGGGGACGCCGAGCTTCTGAGCCAAGCCTTGATCAATCTCCTCGAGAACGCTGTCCTGCATACGCCTCGCGAGACGGCCATTACGATCAGCCTCGAGCTATGCGAAGGCCAGGCTTGTCTCTCGGTATCCGATAATGGGCCAGGCGTCCCAGAGGCAGATCGCGAGCGTATCTTCAAGCGTTTCTTCCGCCTGGAGCGCAGCCGCAGTTCTGCAGGCAATGGCCTGGGGCTTTCGATTGTGTCGGCTGTGACACAGCTTCATGGCGCGCAGATCACGGTATGCGATAACAAGCCGGGATTGAATGTAACATTGCGGCTGCCGATCTACAGCGATTGA
- a CDS encoding response regulator transcription factor: MSDIFLIEDEQNLADFVIRGLTKEGHSVDHAARGDVGLERALRCRYDALIVDRMLPGLDGLSLVKALRAKQCAVPVLFLSNLGELDDRVLGLNAGGDDYLPKPFGFSELLARVNALLRRPAVSVEQIVLRLGELEVHLVKREVKRCGQDIDLKPREFTLLEYLMRHANQVVTRTMLLEGVWGYHFDPKTNIVETHISRLRARIGSDMIQTVRGSGYMIHAPRTDA; this comes from the coding sequence ATGAGCGACATTTTCCTGATCGAAGACGAACAGAACCTTGCCGATTTTGTCATCCGAGGGCTGACCAAAGAAGGCCATTCGGTCGATCATGCCGCGCGAGGGGATGTGGGGCTCGAGCGCGCCTTGCGCTGCCGTTATGACGCGCTGATTGTTGACCGCATGCTGCCAGGGCTGGATGGGCTTAGCCTCGTCAAGGCATTGCGGGCCAAGCAATGCGCCGTCCCCGTCTTGTTCTTAAGCAATCTTGGTGAGTTGGATGATCGTGTGCTGGGGCTGAATGCGGGCGGCGATGATTATCTGCCCAAGCCTTTCGGCTTCAGCGAGCTCCTGGCGAGGGTGAATGCGTTGTTGCGCCGTCCTGCCGTTTCTGTGGAGCAGATTGTGTTGCGGCTTGGTGAGCTTGAAGTCCATCTCGTCAAACGAGAAGTAAAGCGCTGTGGACAGGACATCGACCTCAAGCCGCGAGAGTTCACTTTGCTCGAATATCTCATGCGCCATGCCAATCAGGTGGTGACGCGGACGATGCTGTTGGAAGGGGTCTGGGGCTATCACTTCGACCCCAAGACCAACATTGTCGAAACCCATATCAGCCGCCTGCGCGCCCGCATCGGCAGCGATATGATCCAGACTGTCCGCGGTTCGGGATATATGATCCATGCGCCTCGCACAGACGCTTAG
- the guaA gene encoding glutamine-hydrolyzing GMP synthase, giving the protein MSAPVLVLDFGSQVTQLIARRVREAGVYCEIVPYNKADAALAEKPRAIILSGGPCSVHEDGSPRAPQAVFEAGVPVLGICYGEMTMCEQLGGKVEGGHAREFGRADILLQKSSPLLEGLGDDLGREPVWMSHGDKIVAIPPGFVVVASSEHSPNAVIANEEKRFYGVQFHPEVVHTPRGSQLLKNFVTKIAGIEPTWNMHAFKERAIARIREQVGTGRVICGLSGGVDSSVAAVLIHEAIGDQLTCIFVDTGLMRAGEADEVVNLFRNHYNIPLLHAEAADLFLGELEGVSDPEKKRKIIGKAFIDVFDYEAAKVGGAEFLAQGTLYPDVIESVSATGGPSVTIKSHHNVGGLPAHMKMKLVEPLRELFKDEVRALGRELGLPESFVGRHPFPGPGLAIRLPGEITGEKLEILRKADTIYLEEIRKAGLYDKIWQAFAVLLPVKTVGVMGDGRTYDHVCALRAVTSSDGMTADYYPFEHSFLARVSTRIVNEVKGINRVVYDITSKPPGTIEWE; this is encoded by the coding sequence ATGTCCGCACCCGTCCTCGTCCTCGACTTTGGTTCCCAGGTCACGCAGCTGATCGCACGGCGCGTGCGCGAAGCGGGCGTCTATTGCGAGATCGTGCCCTATAACAAGGCGGATGCCGCGCTGGCGGAAAAGCCGCGTGCCATCATTCTCTCGGGCGGCCCGTGCAGCGTGCATGAGGATGGCAGCCCCCGCGCCCCGCAAGCGGTGTTCGAAGCGGGCGTGCCGGTGCTCGGCATCTGCTATGGCGAGATGACGATGTGCGAACAGCTTGGCGGCAAGGTGGAAGGCGGTCATGCCCGCGAATTTGGCCGCGCCGACATCCTGTTGCAGAAATCCTCTCCGCTCTTGGAAGGGTTGGGTGATGATCTCGGTCGCGAGCCGGTGTGGATGAGTCATGGCGATAAGATCGTCGCCATTCCGCCGGGCTTTGTCGTTGTGGCGTCGTCCGAGCACTCGCCAAACGCCGTCATCGCAAATGAAGAAAAGCGCTTCTATGGCGTGCAGTTTCATCCCGAGGTGGTCCATACCCCGCGCGGGAGTCAGCTCCTGAAGAACTTCGTCACCAAGATCGCCGGCATCGAGCCCACCTGGAACATGCATGCGTTCAAGGAGCGCGCCATCGCCCGCATCCGCGAGCAGGTCGGCACGGGCCGCGTGATTTGCGGGCTTTCGGGTGGTGTGGATTCCTCTGTCGCTGCGGTGCTGATCCATGAAGCGATTGGCGATCAGCTCACCTGCATCTTTGTCGATACAGGCTTGATGCGCGCGGGCGAGGCGGACGAGGTGGTGAACCTTTTCCGCAACCACTACAACATCCCGCTGCTCCATGCCGAAGCTGCAGATCTCTTTCTCGGCGAGTTGGAGGGCGTTTCCGATCCCGAAAAGAAGCGCAAGATCATCGGCAAGGCCTTTATCGATGTCTTCGATTATGAAGCGGCCAAGGTCGGCGGCGCCGAGTTCCTCGCCCAAGGCACGTTGTACCCTGACGTGATCGAAAGCGTCTCGGCCACGGGCGGTCCCTCGGTCACCATCAAAAGCCATCACAATGTCGGCGGTCTTCCGGCGCATATGAAGATGAAGCTGGTCGAGCCCTTGCGCGAACTCTTCAAGGATGAAGTGCGCGCGCTGGGCCGCGAGCTCGGCTTGCCGGAAAGCTTTGTCGGCCGTCATCCCTTCCCGGGGCCGGGCCTTGCGATCCGCTTACCCGGCGAGATCACGGGCGAGAAGCTCGAAATCTTGCGCAAAGCCGACACCATCTATCTCGAAGAAATCCGCAAAGCCGGTCTTTACGACAAGATCTGGCAGGCTTTCGCGGTGCTGCTCCCCGTCAAGACGGTCGGCGTGATGGGTGATGGCCGCACCTACGATCACGTCTGCGCCTTGCGCGCTGTGACCTCCAGCGATGGCATGACGGCGGATTACTACCCCTTCGAGCACAGCTTCCTCGCCCGCGTCTCGACCCGCATCGTCAATGAGGTGAAAGGCATCAACCGCGTCGTTTACGACATCACCTCCAAGCCCCCGGGAACCATCGAGTGGGAGTGA
- a CDS encoding RsmB/NOP family class I SAM-dependent RNA methyltransferase: MTPAARLQAAIEVLAALEQTAEPADKALRDFFRARRYAGSKDRAAVAERVYDVLRHYYSYSFRMQSSWPRRLVLASLLAEGADPAALFTGGQYAPEALDAGELAAIGATPGDAPKHVQGEFPAWLEPELTAAFGESLLAEMSAMGARASIDIRANTLKTSRENLAAALAEEGFEAQPTPRSPSGLRLSGATTAKLSASKLFLEGHFEFQDEAAQVCAELCAVKPGQRVLDYAAGGGGKTLSLAALMQNKGEIIAHDISAARLAMLPPRAERAGVTIAKTSTNKPSGLFDVVLLDAPCSGTGTWRRQPELRVRLTLERLAELAALQAELLVKAASFVKPGGKLVYATCSVLPRENEEQIARFLAAHPAFTATPFFHATPHRSQTDGFFTAVLNHA; this comes from the coding sequence TTGACACCAGCCGCGCGCCTTCAAGCCGCCATCGAGGTGCTCGCCGCCCTCGAACAGACGGCGGAACCCGCGGATAAAGCCTTGCGCGATTTCTTTCGCGCCCGCCGTTATGCGGGTTCGAAGGATCGCGCGGCAGTGGCCGAGCGCGTCTACGACGTGCTGCGCCATTATTATTCCTATTCCTTCCGTATGCAGAGTAGCTGGCCGCGCCGCTTGGTGCTCGCCTCGCTGCTGGCCGAAGGGGCCGATCCTGCGGCGCTCTTCACCGGCGGCCAATATGCACCGGAAGCCCTCGATGCGGGCGAGCTTGCCGCCATTGGTGCCACGCCTGGCGATGCGCCCAAGCATGTGCAGGGCGAATTCCCCGCATGGCTGGAGCCGGAACTCACCGCCGCATTCGGTGAAAGCCTCCTTGCCGAAATGTCGGCGATGGGGGCTCGCGCCTCCATCGACATCCGCGCCAACACGCTGAAGACAAGCCGCGAAAACCTCGCCGCCGCTTTGGCCGAAGAGGGCTTCGAAGCCCAGCCCACGCCGCGCTCACCTTCCGGCCTGCGCTTATCCGGCGCGACCACCGCAAAACTTTCCGCGTCAAAGCTCTTTCTCGAAGGCCATTTCGAATTTCAGGATGAAGCCGCGCAAGTCTGCGCCGAGCTTTGCGCCGTCAAACCCGGCCAGCGCGTGCTGGATTATGCCGCGGGCGGTGGCGGCAAGACTCTCTCGCTCGCAGCTCTGATGCAGAACAAGGGCGAGATCATCGCCCATGATATCTCCGCCGCGCGTCTCGCCATGCTGCCGCCCCGCGCCGAGCGGGCAGGTGTCACTATCGCCAAGACCAGCACCAACAAGCCGTCCGGCCTTTTCGATGTCGTGTTGCTCGATGCGCCCTGCAGCGGCACCGGAACCTGGCGCCGTCAGCCCGAGCTGCGCGTCCGCTTAACGCTCGAACGCCTTGCCGAGCTAGCAGCGCTGCAAGCCGAGCTGCTCGTAAAGGCCGCGAGCTTCGTGAAGCCGGGCGGCAAGCTCGTTTACGCCACCTGCTCGGTGCTGCCGCGCGAAAATGAAGAGCAGATCGCGCGCTTCCTCGCCGCGCATCCGGCCTTCACGGCAACGCCCTTCTTCCACGCCACGCCGCATCGGTCCCAAACCGATGGCTTCTTCACCGCTGTTTTGAACCACGCCTGA